A stretch of the Glycine soja cultivar W05 chromosome 13, ASM419377v2, whole genome shotgun sequence genome encodes the following:
- the LOC114382101 gene encoding 3-oxoacyl-[acyl-carrier-protein] synthase II, chloroplastic-like, which yields MASTTTSSLCTWLVAACMSVTCDADRTRTPHAIFRSSKKSRKSQFNVSRSTHSGKTMAVALQPTQEVTTIKKPPTKQRRVVVTGLGVVTPLGHEPDIFYNNLLDGVSGISEIETFDCAEYPTRIAGEIKSFSTDGWVAPKLSKRMDKFMLYMLTAGKKALVDGGITDDVMDELNKDKCGVLIGSAMGGMKVFNDAIEALRISYKKMNPFCVPFATTNMGSAMLAMDLGWMGPNYSISTACATSNFCILNAANHIIRGEADVMLCGGSDAAIIPIGLGGFVACRALSQRNTDPTKASRPWDINRDGFVMGEGAGVLLLEELEHAKKRGATIYAEFLGGSFTCDAYHVTEPRPDGAGVILCIEKALAQSGVSKEDVNYINAHATSTPAGDLKEYQALMHCFGQNPKLRVNSTKSMIGHLLGAAGAVEAVATIQAIRTGWVHPNINLEKPDNGVDAKVLVGSKKERLDVKAALSNSFGFGGHNSSIIFAPYK from the exons atggcTTCGACCACCACCTCCTCCCTCTGCACGTGGCTCGTCGCTGCTTGCATGTCAGTCACGTGCGACGCCGACCGCACCAGAACCCCTCACGCAATCTTCCGCTCCTCCAAAAAGTCTCGCAAGTCTCAATTCAACGTCTCTCGATCCACTCATTCTG GTAAAACAATGGCTGTAGCTTTGCAACCTACCCAAGAGGtcacaacaataaaaaaacctCCTACAAAGCAAAGGCGAGTAGTTGTGACAGGATTGGGTGTGGTTACACCACTTGGGCATGAGCCAGATATCTTCTACAATAATTTGCTTGATGGTGTTAGTGGCATAAGTGAGATTGAAACATTTGACTGTGCAGAATATCCAACA AGGATTGCTGGTGAAATCAAGTCTTTCTCAACTGATGGCTGGGTAGCACCAAAACTTTCTAAGAGAATGGATAAATTTATGCTCTATATGCTGACAGCTGGCAAAAAAGCCTTGGTTGATGGTGGAATTACTGATGATGTAATGGATGAGTTAAATAAAGATAAGTGTGGAGTTCTGATTGGCTCAGCAATGGGTGGCATGAAG GTTTTCAATGATGCCATTGAAGCTTTACGAATCTCATATAAGAAGATGAATCCTTTTTGTGTACCTTTTGCAACAACAAATATGGGTTCTGCCATGCTTGCAATGGATCTG GGATGGATGGGCCCTAATTATTCTATCTCTACAGCTTGTGCTACAAGTAACTTTTGTATATTGAATGCAGCAAACCATATCATTAGAGGTGAAGCT GATGTGATGCTTTGTGGTGGCTCAGATGCTGCTATTATACCAATTG GTTTGGGAGGCTTTGTGGCATGCAGGGCACTCTCACAAAGGAATACTGATCCTACCAAAGCTTCACGCCCTTGGGACATT AACCGTGATGGATTTGTCATGGGAGAAGGGGCTGGAGTTTTGCTTTTAGAAGAACTGGAGCATGCTAAG AAAAGAGGTGCAACCATATATGCTGAATTCCTTGGTGGAAGTTTCACCTGTGATGCATATCATGTGACTGAGCCGCGTCCTGATG GGGCTGGTGTTATTCTTTGCATTGAAAAGGCATTAGCTCAGTCTGGAGTATCAAAAGAGGATGTGAATTACATAAATGCACATGCCACATCCACACCAGCTGGAGATCTTAAGGAGTACCAAGCTCTAATGCATTGTTTTGGTCAAAACCCCAAG TTACGAGTGAATTCTACAAAATCTATGATTGGTCATCTACTAGGGGCAGCTGGCGCTGTGGAAGCTGTGGCCACAATACAG GCAATTAGGACAGGGTGGGTTCATCCCAATATCAACCTAGAAAAGCCAGATAATGGAGTG gatgctAAAGTGCTTGTTGGCTCAAAGAAAGAGAGACTGGATGTCAAGGCAGCCTTGTCGAATTCATTTGGTTTTGGGGGTCACAATTCTTCAATCATATTTGCACCTTACAAGTGA
- the LOC114381712 gene encoding uncharacterized protein LOC114381712 gives MTMSLCGNTLRMGCSSRVLTESHGNGNAACGGVLRDHLGNVVLACAYNLGVCSISHAELWAILIGLKINWGRGFTNLSVESDSIFAIAMLEGSCEQGNGCFRLLQARSLPVMMLFILGSIFLERQIKLLIPWQDMGLSILDEGKVFDYVPDFLSLSVIADKANVIFPRGF, from the exons ATGACGATGTCCCTGTGTGGAAACACTCTACGGATGGGGTGTTCAAG TCGGGTGCTGACTGAAAGTCATGGGAATGGAAACGCAGCTTGTGGAGGAGTTCTTAGAGATCACCTGGGTAATGTGGTTCTTGCCTGTGCTTACAACCTAGGAGTCTGTTCTATATCCCATGCAGAGCTCTGGGCGATTTTGATAGGGTTGAAGATTAATTGGGGGAGGGGGTTTACCAATCTCAGTGTGGAATCGGATTCGATATTTGCTATTGCTATGTTGGAAGGGTCTTGTGAGCAGGGGAATGGGTGCTTTCGACTGCTGCAAGCAAGGAGTTTACCAGTAATGATGCTGTTTATTCTGGGGAGCATATTTTTAGAGAGGCAAATCAAGTTGCTGATACCTTGGCAAGATATGGGATTGTCTATTCTTGATGAGGGGAAGGTGTTTGATTATGTCCCAGACTTTTTATCGCTTTCTGTTATAGCTGATAAAGCTAATGTAATTTTCCCACGTGGGTTTTAA
- the LOC114381914 gene encoding RRP12-like protein has product MEGIEMEETAFGIDESNDDLCSSILSRFANSTDETHHHLCAVVGAMSQELKDNNQPSTPFAYFCAARVSLDKFTSEPNPPSHVIDALLTILSLALPRVPLVLLKKQNLQGEPFSELLSRVLRSPSASESAIVSGLKCLSRLLITRESVDWSDVSPLFYVLLGFLTDSRPKVRRQSHLCHRDVLLNFQHSSLLASASEGVTSLLERFILLVGGANANAGEGAKEAQQILYILDALKECLPFLSRKSKTSILNYFKYLLDLHQPLVTRRITDGLSFLCHYPTSEVHPEALLELLNSLARSIESNKMSGDRLTFTARLLDAGMNKVYSLNRQICVVKLPIVFNALKDILASEHEEAIYAATDAFKNMINSCIDESLIKQGVDQISLSENKESRKSAPTIIEKICATIESLLDYHYTALWDRVFQIVSAMFHKLGNHSPYFMRGILKNMEDVQKLPDEDFPFRKQLHECFGSALVAMGPETLLSLIPLNLEAEDSSDANVWLFPILKHYIVGAPLNYFTEEILTMIKHAKEKAQKLEKQGLMVSSRNADALAYSLWSLLPSFCNYPSDTSKSFMNLEKHLRRKLKEEPDIRGIICTSLQLLIQQNNIVDSKDKGYIGEDMAKEQVPVHYSQQVARDNLYVLKSSAKHWLEDLSEVFLKSTKDDGGCLQRTIGDVASIADKADVRKLFQEKMLKLYKCTRKASKAGSSKSSHFMQIDDASNNLSLTILRAQLLDLAVSLLPGLDAEDIALLFEAIKPALQDAEGVMQKKAYKVLSIILRSSSNGFVSSKFDELRQTMVEILPCHFSAKRHRLDCLYFLIVHVSKSKDNMEHWRDIFLTEIILALKEANKKTRNRAYDILVEIARAFADEESGGNRESLNNFFQMVAGHFTGETPHMISAAAKGLARLAYEFSDLVLTSFKLLPGTLTLLRSDNKEIIKANLGFLKVLVAKSQAEGLQMHLKSMVEGLLKWQDNSRNHFKAKVKLLLGMLVTKCGLEAVKAVMPEEHMKLLSNIRKIKERKERNRSAKSEEARSHFSKATTSRQSMWNHTKIFSDFDGDSGNSDAEYMISRGSKASLHPKSAASSFRSNIRLKKNLPEHLSDQSDDEPLDLLDRQKTRSALKMSEHLKRKSRLDDEVELDSEGRLIIHEEVEWRKEKHADEDFDSRSERDSHISAKSGTKAQKKRKTSDSGWAYTGKEYASKKAGGDVKRKDKLEPYAYWPLDRKMMSRRPQQRAAARKGMASVVKMTKKLEGKSASGVLSINSLKLKRAHKKGSKENKKTARA; this is encoded by the exons ATGGAAGGCATTGAAATGGAGGAAACCGCATTCGGCATAGACGAATCCAATGATGATTTGTGCAGTTCGATCCTCTCTCGCTTCGCCAACTCCACCGACGAAACCCACCACCACCTCTGCGCCGTCGTCGGCGCCATGTCTCAGGAGCTCAAAGACAACAACCAACCCTCCACTCCCTTCGCCTACTTCTGCGCCGCACGCGTCTCTCTCGATAAATTCACCTCCGAACCCAATCCCCCAAGCCACGTCATCGACGCCCTTCTCACCATTCTCTCTCTCGCCCTCCCCAGAGTGCCCCTCGTGCTTCTGAAGAAGCAGAATTTGCAGGGAGAGCCATTCTCGGAGCTCCTTTCGCGAGTTCTCCGTTCTCCTTCGGCGTCGGAGAGTGCGATCGTTTCCGGATTGAAGTGCCTCTCGCGTCTGTTGATCACCAGGGAAAGTGTAGACTGGTCTGACGTGTCCCCTTTGTTCTATGTCTTGTTAGGGTTCCTTACTGATTCGCGACCTAAG GTCAGAAGACAATCTCATTTATGTCATCGTGATGTCTTGTTAAACTTTCAACATTCCTCACTTCTGGCATCTGCGAGTGAGGGAGTAACAAGCCTACTTGAAAGGTTTATTCTGCTTGTTGGTGGAGCAAATGCAAATGCTGGTGAAGGAGCTAAGGAAGCTCAGCAGATTCTGTATATTCTTGATGCCTTGAAAGAATGTCTTCCTTTTTTGTCACGTAAATCTAAGACCAGCATTCTTAATTACTTCAAATACCTCTTGGATCTGCATCAACCCTTAGTCACAAGGCGCATAACAGATGGTTTGAGTTTTCTCTGTCATTATCCAACATCAGAAGTTCATCCTGAAGCACTACTTGAGTTGTTAAACTCATTGGCTCGTTCTATCGAATCGAATAAGATGTCTGGAGACAGATTGACATTTACTGCCCGCTTGCTTGATGCTGGAATGAATAAAGTTTATTCTCTTAACCGGCAAATATGTGTTGTTAAGCTTCCGATTGTCTTTAATGCTCTCAAAG ACATCTTGGCATCTGAACATGAAGAGGCTATATACGCAGCCACTGATGCATTCAAAAACATGATAAATTCTTGTATTGATGAAAGTTTGATTAAACAGGGAGTGGATCAAATCAGTTTGAGTGAAAAcaaagaatcaaggaagtcagCGCCAACCATCATTGAAAAAATTTGTGCAACTATTGAGAGCTTACTTGATTATCATTATACTGCTCTCTGGGACAGAGTATTTCAAATTGTTTCAGCCATGTTTCATAAATTAG GAAATCATTCTCCTTATTTTATGAGAGGAATACTCAAAAACATGGAAGATGTGCAGAAGCTTCCTGATGAAGATTTTCCATTTAGGAAACAG CTGCATGAATGCTTTGGATCAGCTCTTGTTGCAATGGGACCTGAAACTCTGTTGTCTCTTATACCTCTAAATTTGGAAGCTGAAGATTCTTCTGATGCAAATGTCTGGCTTTTTCCAATTCTAAAACATTATATTGTTGGCGCacctctaaattattttacagaAGAAATTCTGACTATGATTAAGCATGCAAAAGAGAAGGCTCAAAAG CTTGAGAAGCAAGGATTGATGGTGTCATCAAGGAATGCAGATGCACTTGCATACTCTTTGTGGTCTCTGCTGCCTTCTTTTTGCAACTATCCTTCAGATACTTCTAAAAGTTTCATGAATCTGGAGAAACATTTACGGCGTAAGCTGAAAGAAGAACCTGATATTCGTGGAATAATATGCACTAGTTTGCAACTTCTTATTCAGCAAAACAATATTGTGGATTCAAAAGACAAGGGTTATATTGGTGAAGATATGGCCAAAGAACAAGTTCCAGTTCATTATTCACAGCAGGTTGCAAGAGACAATTTATATGTGCTGAAGTCATCTGCAAAGCACTGGTTAGAAGATCTTTCAGAAGTATTCCTTAAATCTACAAAAGACGATGGGGGTTGTTTGCAG CGTACGATTGGCGATGTTGCTTCTATAGCAGATAAAGCAGATGTACGCAAATTATTCCAGGAGAAAATGTTGAAGCTTTATAAATGCACTCGAAAGGCCAGCAAAGCAGGCAGTTCCAAAAGTTCTCATTTTATGCAAATTGATGATGCATCAAACAATTTGTCCCTAACAATTTTAAG GGCACAGCTTCTTGATTTGGCAGTTTCACTGTTGCCTGGTTTAGATGCTGAAGATATTGCTCTATTGTTTGAAGCAATAAAGCCAGCATTGCAG GATGCTGAAGGTGTCATGCAGAAGAAGGCATACAAAGTACTTTCGATCATTCTGAGG AGCTCCTCCAATGGTTTTGTTTCATCAAAGTTTGATGAGTTGCGTCAAACTATGGTTGAAATTCTTCCGTGTCATTTTTCTGCCAAACGTCATAGACTTGATTGCCTTTACTTCTTAATAGTTCATGTCTCAAAGTCCAAG GATAATATGGAGCACTGGCGAGACATTTTCCTTACTGAAATTATACTTGCTCTTAAAGAG GCTAATAAAAAAACCAGGAACAGGGCTTATGATATTCTCGTCGAAATTGCCCGTGCATTTGCGGATGAAGAGAGTGGTGGGAACAGAGAAagcttgaataatttttttcagatG GTTGCTGGACACTTTACTGGGGAAACTCCACATATGATAAGTGCAGCAGCCAAAGGGTTAGCCCGTTTGGCTTATGAGTTCTCTGATCTTGTTTTAACTTCCTTCAAATTGCTCCCTGGCACACTTACTCTCCTGAGGAGTGATAACAAAGAGATAATCAAG GCCAATCTTGGTTTTTTGAAGGTATTAGTAGCCAAATCACAAGCAGAAGGGTTGCAAATGCACTTGAAAAGCATGGTGGAGGGTTTGTTGAAGTGGCAAGACAACTCAAGAAATCATTTTAAGGCTAAG gTTAAACTTCTTTTGGGAATGCTTGTCACGAAGTGTGGGCTCGAGGCTGTTAAAGCCGTCATGCCTGAAGAACACATGAAACTTCTTTCCAACATACGCAAG ATCAAGGAGCGGAAAGAGAGGAATCGAAGTGCTAAATCGGAAGAAGCTAGATCTCATTTTTCAAAAGCAACTACATCCAG gcAAAGCATGTGGAATCATACAAAGATTTTTTCGGATTTTGATGGGGATAGTGGCAATAGCGATGCAGAATACATGATTTCTAGAGGGAGTAAGGCTTCCTTGCATCCCAAATCAGCAGCATCTTCATTTAG GTCCAATATCAGACTGAAGAAGAATTTGCCTGAGCACTTGTCGGACCAATCAGATGATGAGCCACTTGATTTGCTTGATCGACAGAAAACAAGGTCAGCGCTTAAAATGTCTGAGCATCTCAAAAGAAAGTCAAGGTTAGATGATGAGGTGGAGCTAGATTCAGAAGGACGCCTGATTATCCATGAGGAAGTGGAATGGAGGAAGGAAAAACATGCAGATGAAGATTTTGATTCTAGGAGTGAGCGTGATAGTCACATATCTGCAAAGTCTGGAACTAAAGcccagaagaagagaaaaacatcaGATTCCGGTTGGGCTTACACAGGGAAGGAATATGCTAGCAAAAAGGCAGGTGGAGATGTGAAGAGGAAGGACAAACTTGAACCGTATGCATATTGGCCACTTGATCGGAAAATGATGAGTCGGCGACCACAACAGCGGGCTGCTGCAAGAAAAGGTATGGCTAGTGTTGTAAAGATGACCAAAAAACTTGAAGGAAAAAGTGCCTCTGGTGTGTTGTCCATAAACAGCTTGAAACTAAAAAGGGCTCACAAGAAAGGCagcaaggaaaataaaaaaacagctCGAGCGTAG
- the LOC114381713 gene encoding uncharacterized protein LOC114381713, translating into MAIFNKMRIHGDKKEDITIVEKILRSMTPKFNFVGCYIEEAHDIEELSIDELQSSLLIHEKKINQQEIEEQALKVSTENHSTSKGERGRGRGRVRGIRGRGRGSNYHGNQQEHQQHHENQFHRRGRGQGGHHFIAHRPKSADKSDVECYRCHRYGHYQSECQTNLNKDNREKTNFVEKEEEVSLLMVCHVKEETQQNMWYLDTSCSNHMCGDKMMFSDLDETFCNTVKFGDNSTVFVLGKGMVTLQTKQNSSHTLSLMFFLSQI; encoded by the coding sequence ATGGCAATCTTCAACAAGATGCGGATCCATGGTGACAAAAAGGAGGATATCACTATAGTTGAGAAGATTCTTCGGTCCATGACTccaaaattcaattttgttgGTTGCTATATTGAAGAAGCTCATGACATCGAGGAACTCTCAATTGATGAACTGCAAAGTTCCTTATTGATTCACGAGAAGAAAATTAATCAGCAGGAGATAGAGGAACAAGCATTGAAAGTCTCAACAGAAAATCACTCAACATCAAAAGGAGAAAGAGGACGAGGAAGAGGGAGAGTTAGAGGCATCAGAGGCAGAGGCCGGGGAAGCAATTATCATGGCAATCAACAAGAACATCAACAACACCATGAGAATCAATTCCACAGAAGAGGAAGAGGTCAAGGAGGCCATCATTTTATAGCTCATAGACCAAAGTCAGCAGACAAGTCAGATGTTGAATGCTACCGATGTCACAGGTATGGCCATTATCAGTCAGAATGTCAAACTAACTTGAACAAAGACAATAGAGAGAAAACTAACTTTGTTGAAAAGGAAGAGGAGGTGTCGCTTTTGATGGTGTGTCATGTGAAGGAAGAAACTCAACAAAACATGTGGTATTTAGACACTAGCTGCAGCAACCATATGTGTGGAGACAAGATGATGTTCTCTGATTTAGATGAAACCTTCTGCAATACAGTCAAGTTTGGAGATAATTCCACAGTTTTTGTCTTGGGAAAAGGAATGGTAACTCTCCAAACCAAACAGAATTCAAGTCACACACTATCTCTAATGTTCTTTTTGTCCCAGATTTAA
- the LOC114381792 gene encoding uncharacterized protein LOC114381792 has protein sequence MNGVSPLEAQAFNYLSFGFLTLLNNFWTWLAFTFWRTRAPTSELLPPPDDPVRDESDPVAVTGPSPTVVDVDGARKGKFTLYYEDESERECESHQETTALTERDGRGLKWWESWEELLKIRRGEDQNGWYTCQDLTVLNGSVVRLWDGGFGFGTSPQNPGTLQDVFLYGKLYNSISTNIY, from the coding sequence ATGAACGGTGTTTCTCCTCTAGAGGCCCAAGCCTTCAACTACCTGAGCTTCGGTTTCCTCACCCTCCTCAACAATTTCTGGACATGGCTCGCCTTCACTTTCTGGAGGACCCGAGCCCCCACCTCCGAGTTGCTGCCACCACCCGATGACCCGGTTCGCGACGAGTCGGATCCTGTTGCCGTGACCGGGCCAAGTCCAACTGTGGTTGACGTTGACGGTGCGAGGAAGGGGAAATTTACCTTGTATTACGAGGATGAGTCTGAGAGGGAATGCGAGAGCCACCAGGAGACGACGGCGCTAACGGAGAGAGACGGAAGAGGCCTGAAGTGGTGGGAGAGTTGGGAAGAGTTGTTGAAAATAAGACGAGGAGAAGACCAGAACGGATGGTACACGTGCCAGGATTTAACGGTGCTTAACGGCAGCGTTGTTAGGTTATGGGATGGTGGCTTCGGCTTTGGTACCTCACCACAGAACCCAGGGACACTACAAGATGTGTTCTTGTATGGTAAATTATATAATAGCATATCTACCAATATTTATTAG